Proteins from one Malania oleifera isolate guangnan ecotype guangnan chromosome 4, ASM2987363v1, whole genome shotgun sequence genomic window:
- the LOC131154076 gene encoding heavy metal-associated isoprenylated plant protein 36, which yields MAATEVEEASGPALKYKTWVLRVSIHCEGCKKKVKKILHNIDGVYTTDIDLKQQKVTVNGNVDAQILIKKLNKNGKHAELWPEKAQQKENKSGKGKNKGKQNDPADNSEGSDHGDKEQEEVPKAEAPSSSAKNSTEAAPMPKNSEGAAPAKTNEGNAPAKNSEQGGGSGPAAGGAKSSDGGAASKNGGSGQSKGSKTEGKKPDAPPVENHSPAPAPALATDKKCAESERGDDSHKSNDGSGGGKKNKKKGQNGNAGNNSESAPPGGAPVGTGSPGHPPSQATVTVPPNHSPPHHPVYQYPPPYHATPVSVVSYNTSHSTGNYSASYYASQPTNSYSYSYSHSYTHPGMETEPPPSDFDSYPPQPSNSFELFSDENPNACSIM from the exons atggcgGCAACAGAAGTAGAAGAAGCTTCAGGGCCAGCGCTCAAATACAAG ACATGGGTTTTGAGAGTATCCATCCACTGCGAAGGTTGCAAGAAGAAAGTCAAGAAAATCCTACACAACATCGACG GCGTTTATACCACAGACATCGATCTAAAGCAGCAAAAGGTGACGGTCAATGGAAATGTAGACGCGCAGATCTTGATCAAGAAACTGAACAAGAATGGTAAACATGCAGAGCTATGGCCAGAGAAAGCTCAGCAGAAGGAGAACAAATCTGGTAAAGGGAAAAACAAAGGGAAGCAAAATGACCCAGCAGATAACAGCGAAGGAAGTGACCACGGTGATAAGGAACAAGAAGAAGTACCCAAAGCTGAAGCTCCCTCAAGCTCTGCCAAAAATAGTACTGAAGCTGCTCCTATGCCTAAAAATAGCGAAGGTGCTGCTCCTGCAAAAACCAACGAAGGTAACGCTCCGGCTAAAAATAGCGAACAAGGCGGCGGCAGCGGCCCCGCCGCCGGAGGTGCTAAAAGTAGTGACGGCGGAGCAGCCTCTAAAAACGGTGGCAGCGGACAGAGCAAGGGGTCAAAAACAGAAGGGAAGAAGCCGGATGCTCCACCGGTCGAGAACCACTCTCCGGCCCCGGCCCCGGCCCTGGCGACGGACAAAAAGTGTGCTGAAAGCGAACGCGGCGATGACAGTCACAAAAGCAACGATGGCAGTGGTGGTggtaaaaagaataaaaagaaagggCAAAATGGGAATGCTGGAAATAACAGTGAGAGTGCACCGCCCGGTGGTGCACCTGTAGGCACTGGATCTCCCGGTCACCCTCCTAGTCAAGCCACGGTCACGGTCCCGCCTAATCACAGCCCTCCACATCACCCCGTATATCAATACCCACCACCGTACCATGCAACTCCGGTGTCCGTAGTCAGCTACAATACATCACATTCTACTGGAAACTACAGCGCATCGTATTACGCTTCGCAACCCACAAATTCGTATTCGTATTCGTATTCGCATTCTTATACGCATCCTGGGATGGAAACGGAACCTCCTCCGTCAGATTTTGATTCGTACCCACCGCAGCCGTCCAATTCGTTCGAGCTGTTTAGCGACGAAAATCCAAATGCGTGCTCCATCATGTAA